One Gimesia aquarii DNA segment encodes these proteins:
- a CDS encoding DUF1549 domain-containing protein, producing the protein MFRTNMRVNVLLLVMFLGNALAEQPLLAESSKISDGPIVAAKPERKSVKPLHKIIDEQIQARYKDDSQYVSALSGDSEFLRRVYLDLTGRIPSITQTREFLEDRRSDKRKILVNQLLESPEYARYISQQLDVMLMRRLKKKYINVNTWEEFLRKSVAENKPLDQIVREIFAADGSNKETQAAARFYLARNGDVNELTRDIGEIFLGADLTCAQCHDHPDVNDWKQDHYYGLSAFLIRSFVFTDKKKKQTVFAEKAEGEVKFESVFEVRDKTSKGPETTLPVVFNGTAISEPAFKKGEEYQVKPAKDVRPIPKYSRRAQLGIAITSPQNRRFARTMSNRLWAMIMGRGLVHPLNADHSDNPPSHPELLDSLTDQMIAHQFDLKWYLRELVLSETYQRSSVNDAFNQKDAKELDESQFTHAIMKPLTPEQFAWAVLQATGFTDIYRKSLKEKLTEETLRKKLVGYEKRFVSLFGGLPGKPVKEFEVTADQILYLSNDGAIQGFVTPRTGNTADRVLKVPADQSEKVAEELYLSVLNRYPDQVETEEVITLLQGKAGTKRSQTVSDVIWALVMSSEFRFNH; encoded by the coding sequence ATGTTTCGAACAAACATGCGTGTTAACGTTTTGCTTCTCGTTATGTTCTTAGGGAACGCTCTTGCAGAGCAGCCCCTGCTTGCTGAATCATCAAAGATATCAGACGGACCGATTGTTGCCGCAAAGCCAGAGCGGAAATCAGTCAAGCCTCTTCATAAAATCATCGATGAGCAGATACAAGCTCGATACAAAGACGATTCTCAATATGTTTCTGCGCTCAGTGGTGACAGTGAATTTTTAAGAAGAGTGTATCTCGATCTGACAGGCCGTATCCCTTCAATCACGCAGACACGAGAATTTTTGGAAGATCGTCGTTCTGATAAGCGAAAAATTCTGGTAAATCAGCTTTTAGAGTCACCAGAATATGCGCGATATATATCACAGCAATTAGATGTGATGTTAATGCGTCGTCTCAAGAAAAAGTACATCAACGTCAATACCTGGGAAGAGTTTTTACGGAAATCTGTGGCAGAAAATAAGCCCCTTGATCAAATCGTCAGAGAGATCTTTGCAGCCGATGGTTCCAATAAAGAAACTCAGGCAGCAGCACGTTTTTATCTAGCCCGAAATGGAGACGTCAATGAGTTGACTCGTGATATTGGAGAGATCTTTCTGGGGGCTGATTTAACTTGTGCACAATGTCATGATCACCCTGATGTCAATGATTGGAAGCAGGATCATTATTATGGCCTTTCCGCTTTTCTGATTCGTAGTTTTGTGTTCACAGACAAAAAAAAGAAACAGACTGTCTTTGCTGAAAAAGCGGAAGGCGAAGTGAAATTCGAATCTGTATTTGAGGTCCGTGATAAAACATCTAAAGGCCCCGAGACGACACTTCCAGTTGTATTTAATGGTACTGCAATTTCAGAGCCTGCATTCAAAAAAGGGGAAGAGTACCAAGTTAAGCCAGCCAAAGATGTCAGGCCGATTCCAAAATACAGCAGACGCGCACAACTCGGTATTGCGATTACCTCACCTCAAAACCGTCGCTTTGCGCGAACCATGTCAAATCGTTTATGGGCTATGATTATGGGGCGAGGACTGGTACATCCACTCAATGCAGATCATTCCGATAATCCTCCCTCACATCCAGAGCTTCTGGATTCTCTTACTGATCAGATGATTGCTCATCAATTTGATCTGAAGTGGTATTTGCGGGAACTGGTGTTGAGTGAGACCTACCAGCGATCGAGTGTCAACGATGCATTCAACCAGAAAGATGCCAAAGAATTAGATGAATCCCAATTCACACACGCAATCATGAAGCCGTTAACACCCGAACAATTTGCGTGGGCGGTCTTACAGGCAACAGGTTTTACTGACATTTATCGGAAAAGTCTGAAAGAGAAATTGACCGAAGAGACGTTGCGAAAAAAACTGGTAGGTTATGAAAAGCGGTTCGTGTCATTGTTTGGTGGTTTGCCAGGTAAACCTGTCAAAGAGTTTGAGGTCACAGCTGATCAAATTCTTTATTTATCAAATGATGGAGCAATCCAGGGATTTGTAACTCCAAGGACTGGGAATACGGCAGATCGAGTTTTGAAAGTACCAGCTGATCAATCAGAGAAAGTAGCAGAGGAATTATATCTCAGTGTGTTAAATCGATACCCAGATCAAGTAGAGACGGAAGAAGTGATAACATTGCTTCAAGGCAAAGCAGGAACAAAACGATCACAAACGGTAAGTGATGTGATCTGGGCGTTAGTCATGTCTTCCGAATTTCGATTTAATCATTAG
- a CDS encoding PQQ-binding-like beta-propeller repeat protein — protein MGGSESEDQSVKVSDQVSSESIPTRKLRWKWGLAILFAGIGFTIYQWFQLAPDRTYQVFAVYGGIRNIFIGLLIWWMLISGVSWKARFKGLLGTILFFVLFFSLLRVESFEGDMVPRFQFRFLPTAEQRAEKYFEQAAKMPQESNADSSTLEVSPEDWPAYRGVDRDGIVRDQKIRTDWDVRPPELLWKHPVGSGWGSFAIIGDRAFTQEQRGEKETVVCYDALSGKQIWTHHDYVRFTEVLGGPGPRATPTFYDGMIYSMGATGILNCLNAITGELVWSKDLLEEEKLDNLQWAMSGSPLIWEDLVIVNQGIPQETSKVNPRSVVALDRLTGDKVWSGGKHKSSYSSPQLSILNEEPRLLIFHSKGLEGFTPQEGKSLWFFPWTNQAGVNAAQPIVIEPSSIFLGAGYGAGSARITIRESEQQAEPDVIEDWKSKSLKLKFNSAVVRDGFVYGLDEGILTCLNLETGKRAWKRGRYGYGQMILVNDNLLILAEDGRVELVKADPKKYTQIATFQAIQGQTWNHPALAQGKLFVRNSEEAACYDISDAAK, from the coding sequence ATGGGGGGCAGTGAATCTGAGGATCAGAGCGTCAAAGTATCTGATCAAGTTTCATCTGAGTCTATTCCAACGCGAAAGCTGAGATGGAAGTGGGGACTCGCGATATTATTCGCTGGAATAGGTTTCACAATTTACCAATGGTTCCAATTAGCCCCAGATCGAACGTATCAGGTGTTTGCCGTCTACGGTGGGATTCGAAATATTTTTATTGGTTTGTTGATTTGGTGGATGTTGATTTCTGGTGTTTCCTGGAAAGCACGCTTTAAAGGCTTATTAGGAACGATTCTCTTTTTTGTACTTTTCTTTTCACTGTTACGGGTGGAAAGTTTTGAAGGAGACATGGTTCCTCGGTTTCAATTTCGCTTTCTGCCGACGGCCGAACAAAGGGCAGAAAAGTATTTTGAACAGGCTGCGAAAATGCCGCAGGAATCAAACGCAGATTCATCGACGCTTGAAGTTTCTCCTGAAGATTGGCCTGCCTATCGGGGAGTTGATCGAGATGGTATTGTTCGGGACCAAAAAATCAGAACGGATTGGGATGTGCGGCCTCCCGAATTACTCTGGAAACATCCCGTTGGTTCTGGTTGGGGATCATTTGCGATTATTGGCGACCGTGCTTTTACTCAGGAACAGCGTGGTGAAAAAGAAACAGTGGTTTGTTATGACGCGTTGTCGGGCAAACAGATTTGGACACACCATGATTATGTTCGATTTACCGAGGTTTTAGGAGGCCCTGGTCCACGAGCGACGCCCACATTTTATGATGGAATGATTTATTCCATGGGGGCAACCGGAATTCTTAACTGTTTGAATGCGATCACAGGAGAACTGGTCTGGTCAAAAGACCTTCTGGAAGAGGAGAAGCTAGATAATCTACAATGGGCTATGTCGGGCTCTCCATTGATTTGGGAAGATCTCGTGATTGTGAATCAGGGGATCCCACAAGAGACTTCAAAGGTGAATCCGCGCTCCGTCGTGGCGTTGGACCGACTGACAGGTGACAAAGTTTGGTCAGGTGGGAAACACAAATCAAGCTATAGCTCTCCACAGCTTTCCATTCTGAATGAAGAACCGCGATTATTGATATTTCATTCCAAGGGACTGGAAGGCTTTACGCCACAAGAGGGGAAATCGTTATGGTTTTTTCCATGGACCAATCAAGCAGGTGTGAACGCGGCTCAACCGATTGTCATTGAACCTTCCTCTATTTTTCTGGGTGCTGGTTATGGAGCCGGTTCTGCGCGGATTACGATTCGTGAATCAGAGCAGCAGGCTGAACCAGATGTAATCGAAGACTGGAAAAGCAAGAGCTTAAAGCTCAAGTTTAATTCGGCTGTAGTTCGAGATGGTTTTGTCTATGGGCTGGATGAGGGAATTCTGACGTGCTTAAATCTGGAGACAGGAAAAAGAGCCTGGAAAAGAGGCCGCTATGGTTACGGGCAGATGATTCTAGTGAATGACAACCTGCTGATTCTGGCAGAAGATGGTCGTGTGGAACTCGTGAAAGCAGATCCAAAGAAATACACGCAGATCGCTACTTTTCAGGCTATCCAGGGGCAAACTTGGAATCACCCGGCATTGGCCCAGGGGAAACTCTTTGTTCGAAACAGTGAAGAGGCCGCCTGTTATGATATTTCTGATGCCGCTAAATAG
- a CDS encoding sulfatase: MRLMPYTILLFALLVLNSLSANLFAATQPAERPNFIVFIADDMAWDDCGAYGHPKIQTPHLDQLAADGMKFNHAYLTCSSCSPSRASIITGRYPHNTGAHQLHLPLPESQVTFVEKLKEAGYYTASAGKWHMGKPTESKFNHVTTKLNQWVPTLQQRPKDKPFFMWFAFTDPHRPYEQNIIERPHTNEDVIVPPYLPDTLEVRHDLALYYDEITRLDGVVGRVRDELKNQGVSSNTVIVFLSDNGRPFPRCKTTVYDSGIRTPWIVTWPKQIKPKAVCDSLISSVDLAPTILDLAGLHIDETFQGQSFKSLLQNPGASTRTHVFAEHNWHDFEDFGRAVRTPRYKYIRNFYTDIPGTPPADAVRSESFVKMRQLRDENKLTKDQKSCFVSPRAAEELYDVENDPHELNNLAGQKDYQKIQQELRSALDQWQAETHDRLPRNRRPDEFHRETGERLPAFKKK; this comes from the coding sequence ATGAGATTGATGCCGTACACAATATTGCTTTTCGCGTTACTGGTTTTGAATAGTCTGTCAGCGAATTTATTCGCTGCCACCCAACCTGCCGAGAGACCCAATTTTATCGTCTTCATCGCAGATGATATGGCCTGGGATGACTGTGGTGCCTATGGACATCCTAAAATCCAAACACCCCATCTTGATCAGTTAGCTGCGGATGGTATGAAATTCAATCATGCCTACTTAACTTGCAGTTCCTGTAGTCCCAGCCGTGCCAGTATCATTACTGGTCGTTACCCGCACAATACAGGAGCGCATCAACTGCATCTTCCCTTGCCGGAAAGTCAGGTGACTTTTGTCGAGAAATTAAAAGAGGCAGGTTACTACACTGCTTCTGCCGGTAAATGGCATATGGGGAAACCAACAGAATCGAAATTTAACCATGTGACAACCAAACTCAATCAGTGGGTTCCAACTCTTCAACAGCGACCTAAAGACAAACCGTTTTTCATGTGGTTTGCATTTACTGATCCTCATCGACCCTATGAGCAAAATATTATAGAACGACCTCACACAAACGAGGATGTAATTGTACCTCCTTATCTACCAGATACCCTGGAGGTGCGACATGATCTGGCACTATACTATGACGAAATCACGAGATTAGATGGTGTTGTCGGGCGGGTGCGTGACGAATTGAAGAATCAGGGTGTGTCATCGAATACAGTGATTGTGTTTCTGAGTGATAATGGGCGTCCCTTTCCGCGCTGTAAGACCACTGTTTATGATAGCGGGATTCGGACGCCCTGGATTGTCACCTGGCCAAAACAGATTAAACCAAAAGCTGTTTGTGACTCCTTGATCAGTTCCGTTGATTTAGCCCCTACCATTCTCGACCTGGCTGGCTTACACATTGACGAAACATTTCAGGGTCAGAGCTTTAAATCATTGCTGCAAAACCCAGGTGCTTCAACTCGCACACATGTCTTCGCCGAGCATAATTGGCACGATTTTGAAGATTTCGGTCGTGCAGTTCGTACGCCTCGATATAAATATATTCGAAATTTTTATACCGATATTCCTGGAACACCTCCCGCCGATGCGGTGCGCAGTGAATCGTTTGTTAAGATGCGTCAATTACGAGATGAAAATAAGTTAACTAAGGATCAGAAAAGTTGTTTTGTGAGTCCGCGTGCAGCAGAAGAACTTTATGATGTAGAGAATGATCCTCATGAGCTAAATAATCTGGCGGGACAAAAAGACTATCAAAAGATTCAACAGGAACTGCGGTCAGCGCTTGACCAATGGCAGGCAGAAACCCATGATCGACTTCCCCGCAATCGTCGACCTGATGAATTTCATCGTGAAACGGGTGAGAGGCTGCCAGCTTTCAAAAAAAAATAA
- a CDS encoding thiol-disulfide oxidoreductase DCC family protein yields the protein MNKSAALDQTVQNNTSELPQENVSLSARQTEHSAMNPDIKKPILFFDGICGLCNSSVDFALVRDKNVRLFYSPLQGETAKQLLSEEDIQHVDTVVFRPTDGNHLYRRSAAVVRLLWLLTFPWNFYGWILWCIPLPIRDLGYRLIAGSRYRLFGKHETCRMPTPEERSRFLP from the coding sequence ATGAATAAATCAGCGGCCCTAGATCAGACTGTTCAAAATAATACTTCTGAGTTGCCTCAGGAGAATGTCTCTTTGAGCGCGCGTCAAACAGAGCACAGTGCCATGAATCCTGATATCAAAAAGCCGATTCTGTTTTTTGATGGTATTTGTGGACTCTGTAATTCCAGTGTCGATTTTGCGCTCGTCAGAGATAAAAACGTGCGCCTTTTCTATTCTCCCTTACAGGGGGAAACTGCGAAGCAACTTTTAAGTGAGGAAGATATTCAGCATGTTGACACGGTTGTTTTCCGTCCTACAGATGGAAATCATCTCTATCGACGTTCGGCTGCTGTCGTCAGATTATTGTGGCTATTGACCTTTCCCTGGAATTTTTATGGATGGATTCTGTGGTGTATACCACTGCCGATCAGAGACCTTGGTTATCGTTTGATTGCTGGTTCGAGATATCGGCTTTTTGGCAAACACGAAACTTGTCGCATGCCAACCCCGGAAGAACGTTCTCGCTTTTTACCTTAA
- a CDS encoding vWA domain-containing protein: MYKPPSHSGLQSHWNSGIGVSTVFHLLLVCGLAIVVKQEAELPLSNSDTAIQTRWAPPPKTVQPVILELEAVTDKAETPSSSQVLSKLPPVSDLHTAPDSESLSSFLDGPLPQTTQQEDTLTTKHAADIVGALLTSSAIGNASPGTGNGLGKGDFFGMKPKSKKIVFVVDSSKSMNFPHDSVGKTRLGRVKLELAKTIYSMDKHQQFFVIFFSDIAKPMPARQLQPATAEAKQKFLSWVARVPGIGMTEPLEALILALRLQPDTIYILTDGHFNPSTVKAFNKVAKNTNRNRSVVVNGICMGSREGEKLIRELAETNSGKYTFIP; the protein is encoded by the coding sequence ATGTACAAGCCACCGTCACATTCTGGTTTACAATCGCACTGGAACAGTGGTATCGGTGTTTCAACTGTGTTTCATCTGCTTCTTGTTTGTGGATTGGCAATTGTCGTGAAGCAAGAGGCAGAATTGCCTTTATCAAATTCAGACACTGCAATACAAACCCGTTGGGCTCCCCCCCCAAAAACGGTTCAACCAGTGATTCTGGAATTAGAAGCAGTCACAGATAAAGCTGAAACCCCTTCAAGTTCGCAGGTACTCTCAAAATTACCTCCTGTGTCAGATCTTCATACTGCCCCGGATTCAGAGTCCCTCTCTTCGTTTTTAGACGGTCCCCTGCCACAAACAACACAACAGGAAGACACCCTCACAACCAAACATGCAGCAGATATTGTAGGCGCTCTCTTAACTTCTTCTGCGATTGGTAATGCCTCTCCTGGCACAGGAAATGGGCTGGGTAAAGGCGATTTCTTTGGTATGAAACCCAAGAGTAAAAAAATTGTTTTTGTCGTTGATTCATCGAAAAGTATGAATTTTCCTCACGATAGTGTGGGAAAAACCAGACTGGGCCGAGTCAAATTAGAACTTGCTAAAACCATTTACTCCATGGATAAACATCAACAGTTCTTTGTGATTTTCTTTAGCGACATCGCAAAACCAATGCCTGCCAGACAACTCCAGCCAGCAACCGCTGAAGCAAAACAAAAATTCCTTTCCTGGGTAGCCAGAGTACCTGGTATCGGGATGACAGAACCGCTGGAGGCACTCATTTTGGCTCTCCGTCTTCAACCAGACACGATTTATATTCTCACTGACGGGCACTTCAACCCGTCTACCGTCAAAGCCTTTAATAAAGTGGCAAAGAACACAAATCGCAATCGAAGTGTCGTCGTAAACGGAATTTGTATGGGAAGCCGTGAAGGCGAAAAGCTCATCAGGGAACTTGCTGAAACGAATTCAGGCAAATACACCTTTATTCCGTAA
- a CDS encoding acyl-[ACP]--phospholipid O-acyltransferase: MNSTTIEETETQKIDPKKGTLNSTSFLALLGTQFLGAMNDNMFRWFIIPIAKPEIGDAQALSLGLACFTLPYLLLASVAGYLADRFSKRTVIVACKIAEIIIMILGIWAIQLGNLYLLFIIVALMGCQSALFGPAKFGSIPEILRDNRLSKGNGLMGLITVVSSALGFIAGNYLYHFTKPSLTSPGSFSDISIAALALVGVAVIGTIISLKIRSLTPADPDRLFPFNPAKETWHQWQLLRSSTPLFRTALGVAFFWMLASMAQMNVDTYGIHELGLAQKDIGPLLGILVFGVAAGSILAGVWSAGRIELGIVPIGAAGIVVTSLLLFFTGSSVVPGSESSSHFYYLLSLLWLFLLGVSSGLFDIPLETFLQHRSDVETRGSILAAANFLAFFFILIASGVFFVMQESFKMSASQIFMVLGLLTIPVGIYIFKLLPNATIRSIVWMVSRTIYKLRVCGHDNLPKRGGALLVANHVSWLDGIFLILTSSRPVRMIAFSTYVQNRWVKWLTELYNTIPINIDDGPKALMASIKTARKAIEDGELVCIFAEGKLTRSGYLQPFQSGLMKIIKGTGAPVIPVYIDELWGSIFSFHGGKFFWKWPRRWPYPVSIRFGKPILHPENEKHVQKVVQNLGIEAADFRKTYQMIPPRLFIRKCKNRRFKQKIADSTGVELSGGKVLTGALLMRRLLNKHVFKQDEKMIGVLLPPSVGGCVVNASLAISGRVPINLNYTLSDSDINYCIKEAEIKTVLTSQKFIEKKPIDMDANVVLLDELKLKATIFDKLICLFQAFLVPAWIIERVIGLRNVDPDELSTVIFTSGSTGKPKGVMLTHHNIVSNINSADDLLHLTSRDCILGILPFFHSFGYTISLWMPFLRNMRACFHFNPTDARTVGKMVEKYEVTLFASTPTFLRHFLKRCTPEQFKSLDLVITGAEKLPQSLAKEFEEKFGIFPTEGYGTTELAPVAAVNIPPSRQLDPDEISAKPGTVGRAIPCVMAKTVDPETMQDLPDGEEGLLFIKGPNVMKGYLNNEEKTAEVIIDGWYNTGDFATIDEDGFIKITGRQTRFSKIGGEMVPHVRIEELITDIVSDPNEDEPEVQIAVTSVPDTKKGERLVVLYKPMNISVDTILKEINKADLPNLWVPSSDSFLEVDSIPLLGTGKLDLAKIKELACEAFSSKVTS, encoded by the coding sequence ATGAATTCTACCACTATCGAAGAAACAGAGACTCAGAAGATCGACCCCAAAAAAGGAACTTTAAACTCAACATCATTTCTGGCACTTCTGGGAACTCAGTTCCTGGGCGCCATGAATGACAATATGTTTCGCTGGTTTATCATTCCGATTGCAAAACCAGAGATCGGAGACGCACAGGCACTCTCGTTGGGACTGGCCTGCTTTACTCTGCCTTACCTACTGCTTGCCAGTGTGGCAGGTTACCTTGCCGACCGGTTCAGTAAACGCACCGTGATCGTGGCTTGTAAGATAGCCGAAATCATCATTATGATTTTAGGAATCTGGGCTATTCAACTAGGAAACTTATACTTACTTTTTATTATCGTCGCATTAATGGGCTGTCAAAGCGCCCTGTTTGGTCCTGCGAAATTTGGCAGTATACCCGAAATACTACGCGATAATCGGCTTTCAAAAGGCAATGGCTTGATGGGACTGATTACAGTGGTTTCTTCGGCCTTGGGATTTATCGCAGGTAATTATTTATACCATTTTACTAAACCCAGTCTTACCTCTCCGGGATCATTCTCAGACATCAGTATCGCAGCATTGGCATTAGTTGGCGTAGCCGTAATTGGAACAATTATCAGTCTGAAGATTCGAAGTCTGACTCCGGCAGATCCAGATCGACTATTTCCCTTTAATCCTGCGAAAGAAACATGGCATCAATGGCAACTGCTTCGTAGCAGCACTCCCTTATTCAGAACCGCATTGGGAGTCGCTTTTTTCTGGATGCTTGCATCCATGGCGCAAATGAATGTCGATACTTATGGAATTCACGAGTTAGGGTTAGCCCAAAAAGATATTGGCCCCTTATTGGGAATCCTGGTTTTCGGAGTCGCTGCAGGAAGTATACTCGCAGGAGTCTGGTCTGCAGGTCGAATTGAGCTGGGAATCGTACCGATCGGTGCAGCAGGTATTGTGGTTACTTCTCTATTACTGTTCTTCACGGGCAGCAGTGTTGTACCTGGATCAGAATCCAGTTCACACTTCTACTATTTATTATCGTTACTCTGGCTCTTCTTGCTCGGAGTCAGTTCCGGATTATTTGACATACCGCTCGAAACATTCTTGCAACATCGTAGTGACGTGGAAACACGTGGCAGTATTCTGGCAGCCGCTAATTTTCTAGCGTTCTTTTTCATTCTCATCGCATCGGGTGTTTTCTTTGTGATGCAAGAATCCTTCAAAATGTCAGCCAGCCAGATTTTCATGGTGTTGGGCTTACTGACAATTCCAGTCGGCATCTATATTTTCAAACTGCTTCCGAACGCGACGATTCGATCTATCGTCTGGATGGTCAGTCGGACCATTTATAAATTGCGCGTCTGCGGACACGATAACCTACCTAAAAGAGGAGGGGCGCTCCTGGTAGCCAATCATGTTTCCTGGCTTGATGGGATCTTTCTCATCCTCACTTCCTCACGCCCCGTCAGAATGATTGCCTTCTCAACCTATGTTCAGAATCGGTGGGTTAAGTGGCTAACAGAGTTATACAACACAATCCCCATCAATATCGATGACGGCCCCAAAGCACTGATGGCATCTATTAAAACAGCACGCAAAGCCATTGAAGATGGAGAATTAGTCTGTATCTTCGCAGAAGGGAAATTAACCAGATCCGGTTACTTACAACCCTTTCAATCTGGTTTAATGAAAATCATTAAAGGGACGGGGGCGCCTGTCATTCCTGTCTATATCGATGAACTTTGGGGAAGTATCTTCAGTTTTCATGGAGGAAAATTTTTCTGGAAATGGCCCCGACGGTGGCCATATCCGGTTTCCATTCGCTTCGGAAAACCTATACTTCATCCTGAAAACGAAAAACACGTACAAAAGGTAGTTCAAAACCTGGGCATTGAAGCGGCCGATTTTCGAAAGACTTATCAAATGATTCCACCCAGACTGTTTATTCGAAAATGTAAAAACCGAAGATTCAAACAAAAAATAGCAGACTCAACAGGTGTTGAACTTTCCGGCGGAAAGGTTCTCACCGGAGCGCTCTTAATGAGGCGGCTTCTTAATAAGCATGTCTTTAAACAAGATGAAAAGATGATTGGCGTGCTACTGCCACCTTCTGTGGGAGGCTGTGTCGTCAATGCAAGCCTTGCCATCTCGGGTCGGGTTCCCATTAATCTCAATTACACTCTTTCCGACAGTGACATCAATTACTGTATCAAAGAAGCTGAGATCAAGACTGTTCTGACAAGCCAGAAGTTTATCGAGAAAAAACCCATCGATATGGATGCGAATGTAGTGCTTCTGGATGAGTTAAAATTAAAAGCGACTATCTTTGACAAACTAATCTGCCTCTTCCAGGCATTTCTCGTACCAGCATGGATCATCGAACGCGTCATCGGATTACGAAATGTCGATCCTGATGAATTGAGCACAGTCATCTTTACATCGGGATCAACGGGAAAACCCAAAGGAGTGATGCTGACACATCATAATATTGTTTCCAATATCAATTCCGCCGATGATTTATTACACCTCACCTCGCGAGACTGCATTCTGGGAATTTTACCCTTCTTTCATTCATTTGGTTATACGATTTCGCTTTGGATGCCGTTTCTTCGAAATATGAGAGCCTGCTTTCACTTTAATCCAACCGATGCACGTACTGTTGGAAAAATGGTGGAAAAGTACGAAGTCACATTGTTTGCATCAACACCTACGTTTTTAAGGCACTTCCTCAAGCGATGCACACCGGAGCAATTTAAATCGTTAGATCTTGTCATTACCGGTGCAGAAAAACTACCTCAAAGTCTGGCGAAAGAATTTGAAGAAAAATTCGGGATCTTTCCAACGGAAGGCTACGGCACAACCGAGTTGGCACCTGTCGCTGCTGTGAATATCCCACCCAGCCGACAACTGGATCCGGACGAGATTAGCGCGAAGCCAGGTACGGTGGGACGAGCCATTCCCTGTGTCATGGCGAAAACCGTAGATCCAGAAACAATGCAGGATCTACCCGACGGAGAGGAAGGCCTGCTGTTTATCAAAGGCCCCAATGTCATGAAAGGCTATTTGAATAATGAAGAAAAAACAGCAGAAGTAATTATCGATGGCTGGTACAACACGGGGGACTTCGCCACGATTGATGAAGACGGGTTTATCAAGATCACAGGTCGACAAACGCGATTTTCAAAAATCGGAGGTGAAATGGTGCCTCATGTTCGGATTGAAGAACTTATCACAGACATCGTCAGTGATCCGAATGAAGATGAACCAGAGGTCCAAATCGCGGTCACATCAGTCCCCGACACTAAAAAGGGAGAACGACTGGTCGTACTCTATAAGCCTATGAATATCTCGGTCGACACCATTCTTAAAGAAATTAACAAAGCAGATCTTCCCAATCTCTGGGTTCCTTCTAGCGATAGTTTTCTGGAAGTGGATTCAATTCCACTGCTCGGAACGGGTAAACTAGATCTTGCGAAAATCAAGGAACTCGCCTGCGAAGCATTTTCCTCTAAAGTCACCAGTTAA
- the lexA gene encoding transcriptional repressor LexA, whose translation MINQNVKLTERQMQIYQFLKDKIVNRGYGPTVKEIGDAFEIRSPNGVVGHLKALQRKGLIKRQSNISRSIQLCDNSQKPANFPLTGLLKAGAPVALPEGESQIDFSSLFESSDNFCLKVKGSSMIDAQIQEGDYVVVKRQDTCEQGDIVVALVDDHEATLKRFYQEETRIRLEPANATMAPIYSNNVKVLGVVKGVIRKFV comes from the coding sequence ATGATCAATCAAAATGTGAAACTAACAGAACGACAGATGCAAATCTATCAGTTCTTGAAAGACAAAATCGTAAACCGCGGATATGGCCCTACCGTAAAAGAAATTGGAGACGCATTTGAAATTCGATCTCCCAATGGTGTCGTCGGGCATTTAAAAGCGTTACAGCGCAAAGGACTCATTAAACGACAGTCCAACATTTCGCGATCGATTCAACTTTGCGATAATTCGCAAAAACCAGCGAACTTTCCTCTCACTGGTTTGTTAAAAGCAGGAGCTCCGGTGGCACTTCCTGAAGGTGAATCCCAAATTGACTTCAGTTCGCTATTTGAGTCTTCCGATAATTTCTGCTTGAAAGTCAAAGGCTCATCGATGATCGATGCGCAAATTCAAGAGGGGGATTATGTCGTTGTCAAAAGACAGGATACCTGCGAGCAGGGCGACATCGTTGTCGCGCTCGTTGATGACCACGAAGCCACATTGAAACGCTTCTATCAGGAAGAAACACGCATTCGCCTGGAGCCCGCAAATGCAACAATGGCTCCCATCTATTCGAATAACGTCAAAGTACTTGGCGTCGTAAAAGGTGTGATCCGAAAATTTGTTTAA